From the genome of Chelmon rostratus isolate fCheRos1 chromosome 1, fCheRos1.pri, whole genome shotgun sequence, one region includes:
- the shcbp1 gene encoding SHC SH2 domain-binding protein 1 isoform X2, with protein MEQEACETPSAGARETANDMTDIVVVDLESYVNVELDMEKNNAFEVLGHDVSGVTQALFQNREEDEDESDDDDDDSGTDHFNAEKLGTQLQRCERHGEVNSSLPDTFQTSHLLFYERFKAYQDYMLGDCKPSEVKAFTADYLEKLVEPCDWLALWSTDIFDVLVEVRDVGLKDLKACVGLVLPLQCDTRGCELTEEAMNSLLEATQHKVPLQELQVVYDQSGAFDQTALALEHLRFFYKHIWRQWDEEDEDDDFDYFVRCVEPRLRLYYDILEDRVPAGLVAEYQSLQKSCFECFQQFSVLRSGLSTDSDSELDNISMVEGLKLYDQLETLKRKLHIIENPLLRYVLGYKGNARQQCVQSRGLRASGMKVVHVVTASCSTIQLQSLLSDRLLPLCSSEDTEIQFHRDPISAVDSCHQGDVVIVLPGSYSVSSSIFLPDSITIEGFGLPDEVVIEKKNKGDSFVESTGADVRLSNIKFIQHDAIEGILCVRQGTLNMENCVLQCETTGVIVRTSAHLTMNMCDLYGSKGAGVEIYPGSVCSLIGNGIHHCKDGILIKDFADELDVMPSITMENNVIHNNEGYGVIVVKPSDGEQHRVPLDRSEDPAGLTAEYKEQGGAPANLTSTDSADVPESDNNSTHVGVASTSGRKWQFSRQLSRNKETSCSRAVQDLMDHQIFVSIQGNQFRRNGMGDFGTFFY; from the exons cTCTGTTTCAGAATcgagaggaggatgaagatgagagtgatgatgatgacgatgacagTGGCACAGACCACTTTAACGCTGAAAAGCTAGGGACGCAGCTGCAGAGATGTGAGCGTCATGGAGAAGTGAATTCAAGTCTTCCCGACACTTTCCAAACCAGCCACCTGCTGTTCTATGAGAGGTTCAAAGCATACCAGGACTACATGCTTG gGGACTGTAAGCCCTCCGAGGTGAAGGCCTTCACAGCAGACTACCTGGAGAAGCTGGTGGAGCCGTGTGACTGGTTGGCTCTGTGGTCTACTGACATCTTTGATGTACTGGTTGAG GTGCGTGACGTTGGCTTGAAGGATCTGAAGGCATGTGTGGGGCTGGTGCTTcctctgcaatgtgacaccAGAGGCTGTGAACTCACTGAGGAGGCTATGAATTCTCTCCTGGAGGCCACTCAGCACAAAGTCCCTCTGCAGGAGCTCCAGGTGGTCTACGATCAGTCTGGGGCCTTTGATCAAACCGCCCTCGCTCTCGAGCACCTCAG atttttttataaacacatcTGGAGGCAGTgggatgaggaagatgaagatgatgactTTGACTACTTTGTCCGTTGTGTGGAGCCTCGTCTCAGGCT CTACTATGACATCTTAGAGGACAGAGTCCCAGCAGGCCTTGTGGCAGAGTACCAGTCCTTACAGAAAAGCTGCTTCGAGTGCTTTCAGCAGTTCTCAGTACTGCGCAGTGGCCTCAGCACTGACTCAGACTCAGAGCTGGACAACATTTCCATGGTGGAAGGCCTGAAACTGTATGACCAGCTGGAGACATTGAAACGCAAGCTGCACATCATTGAGAACCCGCTGTTGAG GTATGTTCTGGGCTACAAAGGAAATGcaaggcagcagtgtgtgcaaAGCCGTGGGCTCAGGGCATCAG GTATGAAGGTGGTCCATGTGGTcacagcctcctgcagcaccaTCCAGCTCCAGTCCCTCCTCAGTGACAGACTTCTACCGCTGTGCTCCTCTGAAGACACTGAGATTCAG TTCCACAGAGACCCAATATCAGCGGTGGATTCGTGCCATCAGGGCGATGTGGTCATTGTTCTCCCAGGGAGCTACAGTGTCAGCAGCTCCATCTTCCTACCAGACTCCATTACTATAGAGG gCTTCGGGCTTCCTGATGAGGTGGTGATcgagaagaaaaacaagggCGACTCTTTTGTGGAGTCCACAGGAGCTGATGTCAGGCTGTCCAACATTAAGTTCATCCAACATGATGCTATCGAGGGCATTCTGT GTGTGCGACAGGGGACTCTGAACATGGAAAACTGTGTGCTTCAGTGTGAAACCACAGGAGTAATTGTCCGAACATCTGCCCATCTCACCATGAATATGTGTGACCTGTATGGCTCCAAG gGGGCTGGTGTGGAGATTTACCCCGGCAGTGTTTGTAGTCTGATTGGTAATGGCATCCATCACTGTAAGGACGGGATCCTCATCAAG gacttTGCTGATGAGCTGGATGTGATGCCATCCATCACCATGGAGAACAATGTGATTCACAATAATGAAGGCTACGGGGTGATTGTAGTGAAACCCAGCGACGGGGAACAACACAGGGTTCCTCTGGACAGAAGTGAAG ACCCTGCTGGACTGACAGCTGAATACAAAGAGCAAGGAGGCGCTCCAGCAAACCTGACCAGCACCGATTCAGCAGATGTTCCTGAATCagacaacaacagcacacatgTGGGCGTGGCCTCCACCTCAGGCAGGAAGTGGCAGTTTAGTCGTCAGCTCAGCAGAAACAAGGAGACGTCCTGCAGCCGAGCGGTCCAGGATCTGATGGACCACCAGATCTTTGTCTCTATTCAGGGAAACCAGTTCAGGCGCAATGGCATGGGTGACTTTGGTACTTTTTTCTACTGA
- the shcbp1 gene encoding SHC SH2 domain-binding protein 1 isoform X1 has translation MEQEACETPSAGARETANDMTDIVVVDLESYVNVELDMEKNNAFEVLGHDVSGVTQALFQNREEDEDESDDDDDDSGTDHFNAEKLGTQLQRCERHGEVNSSLPDTFQTSHLLFYERFKAYQDYMLGDCKPSEVKAFTADYLEKLVEPCDWLALWSTDIFDVLVEVRDVGLKDLKACVGLVLPLQCDTRGCELTEEAMNSLLEATQHKVPLQELQVVYDQSGAFDQTALALEHLRFFYKHIWRQWDEEDEDDDFDYFVRCVEPRLRLYYDILEDRVPAGLVAEYQSLQKSCFECFQQFSVLRSGLSTDSDSELDNISMVEGLKLYDQLETLKRKLHIIENPLLRYVLGYKGNARQQCVQSRGLRASGMKVVHVVTASCSTIQLQSLLSDRLLPLCSSEDTEIQFHRDPISAVDSCHQGDVVIVLPGSYSVSSSIFLPDSITIEGFGLPDEVVIEKKNKGDSFVESTGADVRLSNIKFIQHDAIEGILCVRQGTLNMENCVLQCETTGVIVRTSAHLTMNMCDLYGSKGAGVEIYPGSVCSLIGNGIHHCKDGILIKDFADELDVMPSITMENNVIHNNEGYGVIVVKPSDGEQHRVPLDRSEEDPAGLTAEYKEQGGAPANLTSTDSADVPESDNNSTHVGVASTSGRKWQFSRQLSRNKETSCSRAVQDLMDHQIFVSIQGNQFRRNGMGDFGTFFY, from the exons cTCTGTTTCAGAATcgagaggaggatgaagatgagagtgatgatgatgacgatgacagTGGCACAGACCACTTTAACGCTGAAAAGCTAGGGACGCAGCTGCAGAGATGTGAGCGTCATGGAGAAGTGAATTCAAGTCTTCCCGACACTTTCCAAACCAGCCACCTGCTGTTCTATGAGAGGTTCAAAGCATACCAGGACTACATGCTTG gGGACTGTAAGCCCTCCGAGGTGAAGGCCTTCACAGCAGACTACCTGGAGAAGCTGGTGGAGCCGTGTGACTGGTTGGCTCTGTGGTCTACTGACATCTTTGATGTACTGGTTGAG GTGCGTGACGTTGGCTTGAAGGATCTGAAGGCATGTGTGGGGCTGGTGCTTcctctgcaatgtgacaccAGAGGCTGTGAACTCACTGAGGAGGCTATGAATTCTCTCCTGGAGGCCACTCAGCACAAAGTCCCTCTGCAGGAGCTCCAGGTGGTCTACGATCAGTCTGGGGCCTTTGATCAAACCGCCCTCGCTCTCGAGCACCTCAG atttttttataaacacatcTGGAGGCAGTgggatgaggaagatgaagatgatgactTTGACTACTTTGTCCGTTGTGTGGAGCCTCGTCTCAGGCT CTACTATGACATCTTAGAGGACAGAGTCCCAGCAGGCCTTGTGGCAGAGTACCAGTCCTTACAGAAAAGCTGCTTCGAGTGCTTTCAGCAGTTCTCAGTACTGCGCAGTGGCCTCAGCACTGACTCAGACTCAGAGCTGGACAACATTTCCATGGTGGAAGGCCTGAAACTGTATGACCAGCTGGAGACATTGAAACGCAAGCTGCACATCATTGAGAACCCGCTGTTGAG GTATGTTCTGGGCTACAAAGGAAATGcaaggcagcagtgtgtgcaaAGCCGTGGGCTCAGGGCATCAG GTATGAAGGTGGTCCATGTGGTcacagcctcctgcagcaccaTCCAGCTCCAGTCCCTCCTCAGTGACAGACTTCTACCGCTGTGCTCCTCTGAAGACACTGAGATTCAG TTCCACAGAGACCCAATATCAGCGGTGGATTCGTGCCATCAGGGCGATGTGGTCATTGTTCTCCCAGGGAGCTACAGTGTCAGCAGCTCCATCTTCCTACCAGACTCCATTACTATAGAGG gCTTCGGGCTTCCTGATGAGGTGGTGATcgagaagaaaaacaagggCGACTCTTTTGTGGAGTCCACAGGAGCTGATGTCAGGCTGTCCAACATTAAGTTCATCCAACATGATGCTATCGAGGGCATTCTGT GTGTGCGACAGGGGACTCTGAACATGGAAAACTGTGTGCTTCAGTGTGAAACCACAGGAGTAATTGTCCGAACATCTGCCCATCTCACCATGAATATGTGTGACCTGTATGGCTCCAAG gGGGCTGGTGTGGAGATTTACCCCGGCAGTGTTTGTAGTCTGATTGGTAATGGCATCCATCACTGTAAGGACGGGATCCTCATCAAG gacttTGCTGATGAGCTGGATGTGATGCCATCCATCACCATGGAGAACAATGTGATTCACAATAATGAAGGCTACGGGGTGATTGTAGTGAAACCCAGCGACGGGGAACAACACAGGGTTCCTCTGGACAGAAGTGAAG AAGACCCTGCTGGACTGACAGCTGAATACAAAGAGCAAGGAGGCGCTCCAGCAAACCTGACCAGCACCGATTCAGCAGATGTTCCTGAATCagacaacaacagcacacatgTGGGCGTGGCCTCCACCTCAGGCAGGAAGTGGCAGTTTAGTCGTCAGCTCAGCAGAAACAAGGAGACGTCCTGCAGCCGAGCGGTCCAGGATCTGATGGACCACCAGATCTTTGTCTCTATTCAGGGAAACCAGTTCAGGCGCAATGGCATGGGTGACTTTGGTACTTTTTTCTACTGA